Proteins from a genomic interval of Fuerstiella sp.:
- a CDS encoding DUF1501 domain-containing protein, which yields MSTTRSTLPHPRVHRREMIQSGAIGLLGLNAQNVARARTVSDTMMLPPAKKVVYIFLPGGPPQHETFDPKPMATAEVRGEFNAIETAVPGMLFCEHLPLLAKQAGKIALLRSVHHHSNDHIAGTTIMTSGDTRVPALTPETKEPDTGDAPGIASLAGYFRPGAEQLPGSAVLPEYVGRGSGTGQTVPGQQGGRLGRQHDPWLVQAASRCLGWGACPNCFDDGDDDAVFAFGLQHNHTVPGPVFAATSLNVPQGADRVRLDQRLSLLDSLERCRVRPVPGPDARTHDSFRARAASMVTSSRVQKALNGFTEQDKRQDRYGHNKFGWSLLLTRHLLEAGVNMIQVSLGRNGTWDLHRRAFPLLKESLLPPMDLAVSSFLEDLQQRGLLDETLVVMCGEFGRTPRISSPQPGRRPGRDHWGALQTILFAGGGVTGGNIVGSSDRIGGYPHECPRTPEDVAATIFDALGIPQDSIYHDMTGRPYPVYLGSPVTELYM from the coding sequence ATGAGCACAACTCGTTCCACCCTGCCACATCCGCGGGTCCACCGTCGGGAGATGATCCAAAGCGGGGCGATCGGACTGCTGGGCCTCAATGCACAGAATGTTGCCAGGGCTCGTACCGTTTCAGACACAATGATGCTTCCCCCCGCGAAGAAGGTGGTCTACATCTTTCTGCCCGGCGGACCTCCACAGCACGAAACATTCGATCCCAAACCGATGGCCACAGCTGAGGTCCGGGGAGAGTTCAACGCCATTGAAACGGCCGTGCCAGGAATGCTGTTTTGCGAGCACCTGCCGTTGCTGGCAAAACAGGCCGGAAAAATCGCACTGTTGCGATCTGTTCATCACCACAGCAATGATCATATCGCCGGCACCACGATCATGACCTCCGGCGACACACGGGTTCCGGCGCTCACCCCCGAAACCAAAGAACCGGATACAGGTGATGCTCCCGGGATTGCTTCTTTGGCAGGATACTTTCGACCGGGAGCCGAACAACTGCCGGGATCAGCTGTGCTGCCTGAGTACGTCGGGCGCGGCAGCGGCACCGGGCAGACGGTTCCAGGTCAGCAGGGGGGCAGGCTGGGGCGGCAGCACGATCCCTGGCTGGTGCAGGCTGCATCCAGGTGTCTGGGCTGGGGAGCGTGTCCGAACTGTTTTGACGACGGTGATGACGATGCCGTGTTCGCTTTCGGACTGCAGCACAATCATACGGTTCCTGGTCCGGTGTTCGCCGCCACGTCACTGAATGTTCCACAGGGGGCGGACCGAGTCCGACTGGATCAACGGCTGTCGCTTCTGGATTCGCTGGAACGTTGCAGGGTCCGACCGGTGCCTGGTCCCGATGCCCGGACTCACGATTCGTTTCGAGCCCGAGCCGCGTCGATGGTGACGTCCTCCCGGGTTCAGAAGGCGCTGAATGGTTTCACGGAACAGGACAAACGGCAGGATCGGTATGGTCACAACAAGTTTGGCTGGTCTCTGCTGCTGACCCGACACCTGCTGGAGGCGGGTGTCAACATGATTCAGGTTTCCCTGGGGCGGAACGGAACCTGGGACCTGCACCGCCGTGCGTTTCCGCTGCTGAAAGAATCGCTGCTGCCACCGATGGATCTTGCCGTTTCGTCGTTTCTGGAGGATCTGCAGCAGCGCGGGCTGCTGGATGAAACGCTGGTGGTGATGTGTGGAGAGTTTGGTCGGACGCCGCGGATTTCATCACCTCAGCCGGGACGCCGGCCAGGTCGTGACCACTGGGGGGCACTGCAGACCATCCTGTTTGCAGGAGGTGGGGTCACCGGTGGAAACATTGTTGGTTCCTCAGACCGCATTGGTGGATATCCTCACGAATGTCCCAGGACGCCGGAGGACGTTGCAGCAACAATTTTCGATGCTCTGGGGATTCCTCAGGACAGCATCTACCACGATATGACCGGACGTCCCTATCCCGTCTATCTGGGGTCGCCGGTTACCGAACTTTATATGTAG
- a CDS encoding right-handed parallel beta-helix repeat-containing protein — protein MNHTPVFFTGSAVCSVVFAAVTVLQEPAHESEVIRLPGAWSTIRADRYDSLQAAVDSLPIEGGKILLPAGTFEITEPVVITRDDVLIQGSGTASHIKNISTEGTPALILRPPSDRPDSDELQWRVTLADFRVSGNEHSGHGIMATDVNELYINGVTVTGNGGDGIHLDHAYEDPRVCNSLVTYNKGTGLYLTRCHDIVVSANQFEENQDAVKCLDSFNLCMTGNNLDDHLGDGVVIEYTYGSVLSGNMIEECQGTAVVLDRDCYGITVSANVVAHNAGGGVDLRDAHGCSVSGNTFTLVKKDALHIGPLSGRITVTGNNFSNSFLGAQGKRHYKNQEPASGLVLEGTSSVTVSGNVFAGLTTPAVTVKRPSRHVLFADNVIEDAGKEPVSRASLSGIVTDNLEVPPPARHRSAPGSTALIE, from the coding sequence ATGAACCATACGCCCGTATTTTTCACCGGTTCAGCAGTCTGCAGCGTTGTTTTCGCAGCAGTCACTGTGTTGCAGGAACCAGCACACGAATCCGAGGTCATCCGACTTCCCGGGGCGTGGTCCACAATCCGGGCGGACCGGTACGACAGTTTGCAGGCAGCTGTCGACTCCCTGCCGATAGAGGGGGGTAAGATCCTGCTGCCGGCGGGAACGTTTGAGATCACTGAACCAGTTGTTATCACACGAGATGACGTTCTGATTCAGGGAAGCGGCACTGCCAGTCATATCAAAAACATCAGCACGGAAGGAACACCAGCGCTGATTCTGAGACCTCCGTCAGACCGGCCCGATTCCGATGAGCTCCAGTGGCGGGTGACTCTGGCAGATTTTCGCGTGTCAGGAAACGAACACAGCGGACACGGGATCATGGCGACTGATGTCAACGAGCTTTACATCAACGGGGTCACCGTGACCGGAAACGGAGGAGACGGCATTCATCTGGATCATGCCTACGAAGACCCCCGCGTCTGCAACTCACTGGTGACCTACAACAAAGGTACCGGTCTGTACCTCACACGCTGCCACGACATCGTGGTGTCGGCGAACCAGTTTGAGGAAAATCAGGACGCGGTGAAATGTCTGGACAGCTTTAATCTTTGCATGACGGGCAACAACCTCGATGACCATCTCGGTGATGGTGTTGTGATTGAGTATACCTACGGATCGGTGCTGTCCGGCAATATGATTGAAGAATGCCAGGGGACTGCTGTCGTACTGGACCGGGACTGTTACGGAATTACCGTCAGCGCGAATGTTGTTGCCCACAATGCGGGTGGCGGAGTCGATTTACGAGACGCTCACGGTTGTTCCGTGAGCGGCAATACTTTTACGCTGGTGAAGAAAGATGCACTTCACATCGGACCATTGAGTGGGCGAATCACGGTTACGGGAAATAACTTTTCCAACAGCTTCCTGGGTGCGCAGGGGAAGCGACATTATAAGAACCAGGAACCTGCCAGTGGCCTGGTGCTGGAAGGGACCAGCAGTGTGACAGTATCAGGTAACGTATTTGCCGGTCTCACCACTCCGGCGGTTACAGTGAAACGACCCAGTCGGCACGTTCTGTTTGCCGACAATGTGATCGAAGATGCCGGAAAGGAACCGGTTTCACGGGCATCGCTGAGCGGCATTGTCACAGACAATCTGGAAGTCCCGCCGCCGGCACGCCACCGCAGCGCCCCCGGCTCAACCGCTCTTATCGAATGA
- a CDS encoding PQQ-dependent sugar dehydrogenase has product MNRNHCLAGVKSAFGGAIAVFVFLGVVQGNDVAGSSPAGRVPWTSSRVVGSPDPAPPYELKSAFPNLQFSQPTVVTAAPGTDRLFVGSRGGQAWSLPSDRNTGTADLIFDSGREIYGIAFHPDFVENRFVYLFMTEQKPEPSRTRVARFQTSSEPPFVIDPDSEHIVLEFPSSGHNGGCLKFGPDGFLYIGAGDGGNANDKHNTGQYLGDFLASILRIDIDGTHSAMSYAIPEDNPFRHTVGARPEIWAYGLRQPWKFSFDRETGELWVGDVGQQLWEMVYRVERGGNYGWSIMEGPQKFRPNRQQGPTPIIPPVHAYQHHEGRSVTGGFVYRGRRNPDLYGQYIFADYETGRVWGLNTEEKPTPTRRSLAQTDFDIAGFAEDHDGELYLLTYEDGRIYELSPTKSVGQPHSFPRMLSETGLFASVADHQPAPGVVPYSVNVPLWSDGADKDRLLALPDHSTITFERDSAWTFPDKTVLVKTFSLEMEEGNPESSRRLETRILTLQGKNWAGYTYLWNNEQTDAELLGPGPLERTLTIRSAGDPDHTRTQSWYFPSRADCRLCHNGTYRVIGINTAQINLDEGSQKDAENQSSNQLDRFQAHGLFAEPLPESPGDLPRLWPIEDESISIAKRARSYLHANCAHCHRYKGGGNSSFKLLAGLPLTETNTLNVRPQHETLGVDDAAIIVPGAPERSLVLHRMSTTGRGRMPQLATNRVDHVAVSLLERWIRELPVDE; this is encoded by the coding sequence ATGAACCGGAATCATTGTCTAGCGGGAGTGAAGTCTGCTTTCGGGGGCGCAATCGCAGTGTTTGTGTTTTTGGGAGTCGTGCAGGGAAATGATGTAGCGGGTTCCTCGCCAGCAGGTAGAGTCCCCTGGACATCTTCGCGGGTGGTCGGGTCTCCGGATCCGGCACCTCCCTACGAGTTGAAGTCTGCTTTTCCGAATCTGCAGTTCAGTCAACCCACGGTGGTGACCGCGGCACCTGGAACCGACCGTCTGTTTGTGGGGTCACGCGGGGGACAAGCCTGGTCACTGCCCTCCGACCGAAATACCGGCACGGCCGATCTGATTTTCGATTCCGGACGTGAGATTTATGGAATCGCCTTTCACCCGGATTTTGTTGAAAACCGGTTCGTTTATTTGTTCATGACCGAACAAAAACCAGAACCGTCGCGGACACGCGTTGCCCGATTTCAGACGAGTTCCGAGCCACCGTTCGTGATCGATCCGGACAGCGAACACATCGTTCTGGAATTTCCTTCCAGTGGACACAACGGCGGCTGCCTGAAGTTTGGTCCGGACGGTTTTCTGTACATCGGCGCCGGTGATGGCGGTAATGCCAATGACAAACATAACACCGGCCAGTATCTGGGTGATTTTTTGGCATCAATTCTTCGCATCGACATCGATGGTACCCACTCAGCAATGTCGTATGCGATTCCGGAAGACAACCCGTTCCGGCATACCGTCGGAGCGCGTCCGGAAATCTGGGCTTACGGTCTTCGACAGCCCTGGAAATTCAGTTTCGATCGGGAAACCGGCGAACTGTGGGTCGGTGATGTCGGCCAGCAGTTGTGGGAGATGGTCTACCGGGTTGAACGAGGAGGAAACTATGGCTGGAGTATTATGGAGGGACCTCAGAAGTTTCGTCCCAATCGCCAACAGGGGCCGACTCCAATCATCCCCCCGGTCCATGCCTACCAGCACCATGAAGGACGTTCTGTCACCGGCGGATTTGTTTACCGTGGTCGGCGCAATCCTGATCTTTACGGACAGTACATATTTGCGGATTACGAAACCGGCCGGGTCTGGGGACTCAACACTGAAGAAAAACCGACACCCACACGGAGGTCTCTGGCGCAGACCGATTTCGACATCGCCGGTTTTGCAGAAGATCACGATGGAGAACTGTATCTGCTGACGTACGAAGACGGACGAATCTACGAACTGTCGCCGACCAAATCGGTCGGACAACCACATTCGTTTCCCCGCATGCTCAGCGAGACCGGGCTGTTTGCATCTGTCGCCGATCACCAGCCGGCCCCGGGAGTCGTCCCGTATTCGGTGAATGTGCCGCTGTGGTCCGACGGTGCGGACAAGGACAGACTGCTGGCCCTGCCTGACCACAGCACCATAACCTTTGAACGTGATTCCGCCTGGACGTTTCCCGACAAAACGGTTTTAGTGAAGACGTTTTCTCTGGAAATGGAGGAGGGCAATCCTGAGAGCAGCCGGCGGCTGGAGACACGAATTCTCACGCTTCAGGGGAAGAACTGGGCCGGCTATACCTATCTTTGGAATAACGAACAGACGGATGCTGAACTTCTGGGACCTGGGCCACTTGAACGAACATTGACGATTCGCAGCGCCGGTGATCCGGACCACACACGGACGCAGTCCTGGTATTTTCCCAGCCGGGCTGACTGCCGACTTTGCCATAACGGTACGTATCGAGTGATTGGCATCAACACAGCGCAGATCAATTTAGATGAGGGTTCACAGAAAGATGCTGAAAATCAGAGCTCCAATCAACTGGACAGATTTCAGGCCCACGGACTGTTTGCCGAACCACTACCCGAGTCACCGGGCGATCTTCCGCGACTGTGGCCGATTGAGGATGAAAGTATCTCAATTGCCAAACGGGCGAGATCCTATCTGCACGCCAATTGCGCTCACTGCCACCGATACAAGGGGGGAGGCAACTCCAGCTTCAAACTGCTGGCCGGGCTGCCGTTAACTGAAACAAACACACTCAATGTTCGTCCACAGCACGAAACTCTGGGTGTTGACGATGCAGCCATCATTGTCCCGGGGGCTCCCGAACGGTCACTTGTCCTGCATCGTATGTCCACTACCGGCAGAGGACGTATGCCGCAACTTGCGACAAATCGGGTTGATCACGTCGCGGTCTCCCTGCTGGAACGCTGGATTCGGGAACTGCCTGTCGATGAGTGA
- a CDS encoding DinB family protein, producing MDIDLLLTEYSAGPAVLRRTLENIKDSELDRLPDADTWSIRQVICHLADTEIVYADRIKRVLVEDNPTLFAWSPNKSVRDEYCRNRDVGDELAVITTTRCHIAGILRHQEVECWQRTAVHSQDGPMTLETLLERITEHIPHHVRFIEQKHAAIRTGCA from the coding sequence ATGGACATCGACTTGTTGCTTACTGAGTATTCCGCCGGCCCGGCTGTTCTGAGACGAACGCTGGAAAACATTAAGGACTCGGAACTGGATCGACTGCCTGATGCCGACACATGGTCGATCCGACAGGTGATCTGTCATCTGGCTGATACCGAGATCGTTTACGCCGATCGAATCAAGCGTGTACTGGTTGAAGACAATCCGACTCTCTTTGCATGGTCTCCGAACAAATCGGTACGAGATGAATACTGTCGCAACCGCGATGTCGGTGATGAACTGGCCGTGATCACAACGACCCGCTGCCACATCGCCGGTATCCTGAGACATCAGGAAGTGGAGTGCTGGCAGAGAACGGCGGTCCACAGTCAGGATGGCCCGATGACCCTTGAGACGCTGCTGGAACGGATCACGGAACACATTCCCCACCACGTCCGGTTTATTGAACAGAAGCACGCCGCAATTCGAACAGGTTGCGCGTGA